In the genome of Croceimicrobium hydrocarbonivorans, one region contains:
- a CDS encoding energy transducer TonB encodes MKLQFLPLLFLVFLSPAQVIPFKGCSEPECSQERYFAIMAEVEAQIYAQYGFEYNDSLSFDFKLDDGGELSLLKSYAWINEDAISVYAKALKEQINTAEMEAGQDFSLNYRQDFSPEELSAPELSLSSPHPEARECRKFNEAAQLACAKYFISYELDQALDFDTFKDDLSADLFYQYGKLSRVNISRAPLVNKRLIDALQQFPLFDDQNFKKKSLEKSGEFIYHYKHIGLTDSAQAPSYFDQRYGEYIRSENWSQLRRAIDPTRATPLIDTLLQLHFYNEFLLRYLEEQLSAGNIPQRMWTTERYPQADNSSSDEKATSLSKEQSAELEKVPVFKDCNPEWSNEVLKTCFEYQMVKYISESYNYPRKAIFLGLEGKVYVYFVVEKTGELSGIEVRTKTYPLLDLEAIRVISETPKLRPATQKGKAVRMSFTQPINLKLN; translated from the coding sequence ATGAAGCTTCAGTTCCTCCCCCTTCTATTCCTCGTCTTTCTTTCGCCAGCTCAGGTAATTCCATTCAAAGGATGTTCGGAACCGGAATGCAGTCAAGAGCGCTATTTTGCCATCATGGCTGAAGTAGAAGCCCAGATCTATGCTCAATACGGATTTGAATACAATGACAGTCTTAGCTTTGATTTCAAACTTGATGATGGAGGAGAATTAAGTCTTCTGAAATCCTATGCCTGGATTAATGAAGACGCAATCAGCGTTTATGCCAAGGCTCTAAAAGAGCAGATTAATACGGCAGAAATGGAAGCCGGACAGGACTTTAGCTTAAATTATCGGCAGGACTTTAGTCCCGAGGAACTTTCTGCACCGGAACTCAGCCTTTCCAGTCCCCATCCCGAAGCTCGGGAATGCCGCAAGTTTAATGAAGCTGCTCAATTGGCCTGTGCGAAGTACTTTATCTCCTACGAGCTGGATCAAGCGCTGGACTTCGACACTTTTAAAGACGACCTCTCCGCTGATTTGTTTTACCAATATGGAAAATTAAGTCGCGTGAATATTAGTCGAGCTCCATTAGTAAACAAGAGGCTAATCGACGCATTGCAGCAATTCCCCCTTTTTGATGATCAAAACTTCAAAAAGAAGAGTCTCGAAAAATCAGGTGAATTTATCTACCATTATAAGCACATTGGCCTCACAGACAGCGCCCAAGCTCCAAGCTATTTTGATCAGCGCTATGGTGAATATATCCGCAGTGAAAATTGGTCACAATTAAGAAGGGCAATTGATCCTACTCGTGCTACCCCGCTTATAGACACCTTATTGCAATTGCACTTTTACAATGAATTCTTGCTCCGCTATTTGGAAGAACAATTAAGCGCAGGGAATATTCCCCAAAGAATGTGGACCACCGAACGCTATCCACAGGCCGATAATTCTTCTTCCGATGAAAAGGCGACAAGTTTAAGCAAGGAACAGTCTGCGGAATTGGAAAAGGTCCCCGTTTTTAAAGATTGTAATCCAGAATGGAGCAATGAGGTATTAAAAACCTGCTTCGAATACCAGATGGTGAAATACATCTCAGAATCTTACAACTATCCTCGTAAAGCTATTTTCCTAGGTTTAGAAGGTAAGGTCTATGTGTACTTTGTGGTTGAAAAAACTGGTGAACTAAGTGGAATTGAAGTTCGAACCAAAACTTATCCTTTATTGGACCTGGAAGCCATTCGGGTAATCTCAGAAACACCTAAGCTTAGGCCCGCCACGCAAAAAGGCAAGGCGGTTCGCATGAGTTTTACCCAGCCGATAAACCTCAAGTTGAATTAG
- a CDS encoding energy transducer TonB, which yields MKKTLLICLLSIAFQSWSQAQVFPIRGCADEACSEQRYQALMNSVAHGIYQGTGFEYNDSISLSLKVDENRQLELTKSFAWINEAAPIRYFSALKSLADSAALIPGQEFQLHWKQEFNSKDLTVPEIDINSAFPTANACSQFNRKAQLGCAKYVISYQLDEATKITIPEDELKAELHYSRGRLRRVFISRAPISQKNVLTAFQGFPVYDTVNFNKHSLPGAGEYHIKYSRPFQIDPQKLKAHIQDSYGFYIQNQLWSQLRLAIDPNHQIPEIDTLSFNKKYTIALLEYLEAELQNGSIPSQMWAVKKKKELNDSSEEKKDIPIYSGCDPDLERDKQIVCFQRGIMGFITQNFEFPEICKQNGQGGRIYVEFRIEEDGSISTIEVNKKSFPLLDIEGIRVISILPNFSSPIPGGKITPFDFILPINAKLQ from the coding sequence ATGAAAAAGACCCTTTTAATCTGCCTGCTAAGTATCGCATTCCAAAGTTGGAGCCAAGCACAAGTGTTTCCCATCAGGGGCTGTGCTGATGAAGCCTGTAGTGAACAACGTTATCAAGCTCTGATGAATAGCGTTGCTCATGGCATTTATCAAGGAACTGGTTTTGAATACAACGACAGCATCAGCCTTAGCTTAAAGGTTGATGAAAACAGACAGCTTGAATTAACAAAATCTTTTGCCTGGATTAACGAAGCAGCTCCTATCCGCTATTTTAGTGCCTTGAAAAGCTTGGCCGATAGTGCCGCTCTCATTCCTGGACAAGAATTTCAATTGCACTGGAAACAAGAATTCAATTCCAAAGACCTTACAGTTCCCGAAATTGATATCAACAGCGCATTTCCAACCGCTAATGCCTGCAGTCAATTCAATCGAAAGGCCCAATTGGGCTGTGCAAAATATGTAATCTCTTATCAATTGGATGAAGCCACTAAGATTACTATTCCAGAAGATGAATTAAAAGCAGAACTGCATTACAGCAGAGGAAGACTACGGCGCGTGTTTATCAGTAGAGCTCCCATTTCACAAAAAAATGTTTTAACTGCCTTTCAAGGTTTCCCAGTATATGATACGGTAAACTTTAACAAGCACAGTTTGCCTGGTGCAGGCGAATACCACATCAAGTACTCTCGTCCCTTTCAAATAGATCCCCAAAAGCTTAAAGCCCATATCCAAGATAGCTATGGCTTTTACATTCAAAACCAATTATGGTCGCAATTGCGATTGGCTATTGACCCTAATCATCAAATTCCTGAAATCGACACACTGTCTTTTAATAAGAAGTACACAATTGCTTTACTGGAATACCTTGAAGCTGAATTACAAAATGGAAGTATCCCTTCTCAGATGTGGGCTGTGAAGAAAAAAAAGGAGCTTAATGATTCTTCTGAGGAAAAAAAAGATATTCCAATATACTCTGGATGTGACCCAGATTTGGAGCGTGACAAACAAATAGTTTGCTTTCAAAGAGGCATTATGGGATTCATCACGCAAAACTTTGAATTCCCTGAAATTTGCAAACAAAACGGCCAGGGAGGAAGAATTTATGTGGAATTCCGAATTGAAGAGGATGGTTCGATTTCTACCATCGAAGTAAATAAGAAATCCTTTCCCTTATTAGATATAGAAGGTATAAGGGTAATATCCATCTTACCCAATTTTAGTTCTCCGATACCAGGCGGTAAAATCACACCATTTGATTTTATACTGCCAATAAATGCAAAATTGCAATAA
- the thyA gene encoding thymidylate synthase: MQQYHDLMRHILDQGTLKENRTGINTISVFGYQMRFNLQEGFPLVTTKKVHLKSIIHELLWFIAGDTNIRYLVENGVNIWNEWPFQNYLNEKGLSNKLPKYSDAWKAELQNFKEQIITDESFAKEWGELGPVYGRQWRNFEGIDQMAQLIEDIKRNPNSRRHIISAWNPKDIPVMAKSGLPPCHTLFQFYVADNKLSCQLYQRSADVFLGVPFNIASYALLTMMVAQVCDLELGDFVHTFGDAHLYENHLDQTKEQLSRNFRALPQMKINPEVKDFFSFKFEDFELVNYDPHPAIRAQVAV, encoded by the coding sequence ATGCAGCAGTATCACGATTTGATGCGTCATATTTTGGATCAAGGAACGCTTAAAGAAAACCGCACCGGGATTAATACTATTTCCGTTTTTGGTTATCAGATGCGTTTCAATCTTCAAGAGGGCTTTCCTCTGGTAACTACCAAAAAGGTGCACCTCAAATCGATTATTCATGAACTGCTCTGGTTTATCGCAGGCGACACCAATATTCGCTATTTGGTAGAAAATGGAGTGAATATCTGGAATGAATGGCCCTTCCAAAATTACCTGAATGAAAAAGGCTTAAGCAATAAACTGCCTAAGTACAGTGATGCCTGGAAAGCGGAATTGCAAAATTTCAAAGAGCAAATTATTACCGATGAGAGCTTCGCTAAAGAATGGGGGGAGCTAGGTCCGGTTTACGGACGCCAATGGCGAAACTTTGAGGGAATTGACCAAATGGCACAATTGATTGAAGATATTAAGCGCAATCCTAATAGTCGCCGACATATCATTTCTGCCTGGAATCCTAAGGATATTCCGGTTATGGCCAAATCAGGTTTACCGCCCTGCCACACCCTATTCCAGTTTTATGTAGCTGATAATAAATTAAGTTGCCAGCTTTACCAACGTTCAGCCGATGTATTTTTGGGAGTACCCTTTAACATTGCCTCTTACGCTTTACTTACTATGATGGTAGCTCAGGTTTGTGATCTAGAATTAGGAGATTTCGTGCACACCTTTGGCGATGCCCATTTGTATGAAAACCATCTGGATCAGACCAAGGAGCAATTAAGTCGCAACTTCCGAGCCCTTCCGCAAATGAAGATTAATCCCGAAGTAAAGGATTTCTTCTCCTTTAAGTTTGAAGATTTTGAATTAGTGAATTACGATCCGCATCCTGCCATTCGTGCACAGGTGGCGGTTTAA
- a CDS encoding glycosyltransferase, with amino-acid sequence MPKLNVPLIECSWEVCNQIGGIYTVLRSKVPAMIEQYGDDYTLLGPLVAKGIDAELEDIHDADDAIARAVKLLQKEGLEVRYARWLVTGRPKVVLIKPDLGAEKLAQYQEHYQKLYGIEKDPKNDLLNEMIVWSRLNYRFLEALNKELGNGAKMIAHFHEWMASLPILDLNKNHPDIRTVFTTHATLLGRYLASNYASFYKRLPSYDWEKEARHFGILPMVQIERLSAKYSNCFSTVSEITAKECKYLLGKEPELITPNGLNIKRYVAMHEVQVKHQEFKDVLHDFTIGHFFPSYHFDLDRTLYFFTSGRYEFSNKGYDVTLRALALLNERMKQEKLDVTVVMFFVTNKETWSINPKVLQSNGVLREIQKCVGEIQKQIGKRLYESAVGSDDDHRLPDTSAMVDDYWKLRYRRTIQSWKSDEWPYITTHNLKDDQNDDILNEMRAKKLFNSPKDKVKVVYHPEFINSTNPLFGIDYGNFVRGCHLGIFPSYYEPWGYTPLECIARGVATVTSDLSGFGNYVSAQDTGGVDHGVHVLRREGRTESQSIEDLANYLLDFVKLSRRYRIIQRNRAEDFSERFDWKQLLPEYEKAYQKALA; translated from the coding sequence ATGCCTAAGCTTAATGTCCCCCTGATAGAATGTTCCTGGGAAGTATGTAATCAGATTGGCGGAATCTACACCGTTTTACGGTCTAAGGTCCCCGCGATGATCGAACAATACGGGGATGATTATACCCTTTTAGGGCCATTGGTGGCGAAAGGTATTGATGCTGAATTGGAAGATATTCACGATGCGGATGATGCAATAGCTCGGGCGGTAAAGCTTTTGCAAAAGGAGGGCCTCGAGGTCAGATACGCCCGTTGGTTAGTTACCGGTCGCCCCAAAGTAGTACTAATAAAGCCTGATTTGGGAGCAGAGAAATTAGCGCAATATCAGGAGCATTACCAAAAGCTTTATGGGATAGAGAAGGATCCGAAAAACGATCTCCTCAATGAAATGATCGTATGGTCGCGCTTAAACTATCGTTTTCTGGAAGCCTTGAATAAAGAATTGGGTAATGGCGCTAAAATGATTGCCCATTTCCATGAATGGATGGCTTCTTTGCCGATTTTGGATTTGAATAAAAATCATCCGGATATACGCACAGTATTTACTACCCATGCAACTTTATTGGGTCGCTATCTCGCCTCAAACTATGCCTCTTTTTACAAGCGTTTACCCAGTTATGATTGGGAGAAAGAAGCCCGGCATTTTGGGATTTTGCCTATGGTGCAAATAGAAAGATTGAGCGCTAAGTACAGTAATTGCTTTAGTACCGTTAGTGAAATTACCGCTAAAGAATGTAAATACCTTTTAGGGAAAGAGCCGGAGCTTATTACTCCCAACGGCTTGAATATTAAGCGCTATGTAGCCATGCATGAGGTCCAGGTAAAGCATCAGGAGTTTAAAGATGTATTGCATGATTTCACCATTGGCCATTTCTTTCCCAGTTATCATTTTGATTTGGATCGGACCCTCTACTTTTTTACCTCTGGGCGCTATGAGTTTAGTAATAAGGGTTATGATGTTACCCTGCGAGCTTTGGCTTTGTTAAATGAGCGTATGAAGCAAGAGAAGCTGGACGTAACGGTGGTGATGTTTTTTGTGACCAATAAAGAAACCTGGTCTATCAACCCTAAGGTCTTACAATCCAATGGGGTGCTGCGCGAAATCCAGAAATGCGTAGGTGAAATTCAAAAGCAAATTGGAAAGCGGCTTTATGAATCGGCCGTAGGTTCTGACGATGATCATCGTTTACCGGATACATCGGCCATGGTCGATGATTATTGGAAACTACGCTACCGTCGTACCATCCAATCCTGGAAAAGTGATGAATGGCCCTATATCACCACTCATAATTTAAAGGATGATCAAAATGATGATATCCTAAATGAGATGCGGGCTAAAAAGCTATTCAATAGTCCTAAGGATAAAGTAAAGGTGGTATACCATCCAGAGTTTATCAATAGCACTAATCCCTTGTTTGGTATCGATTACGGCAATTTTGTGCGCGGTTGTCATCTCGGAATTTTCCCCTCTTATTATGAGCCCTGGGGTTATACTCCTTTAGAATGCATAGCAAGAGGAGTGGCCACCGTAACCTCCGACCTTTCCGGTTTTGGAAACTATGTAAGTGCTCAAGATACCGGTGGGGTAGATCATGGGGTGCATGTATTGCGGAGGGAAGGTCGTACGGAGTCTCAGTCGATCGAAGATTTGGCCAATTACCTGCTCGACTTCGTGAAATTAAGTCGGCGCTATCGCATTATCCAAAGAAATCGAGCTGAAGATTTTTCTGAGCGATTTGATTGGAAACAACTCTTGCCCGAATATGAAAAGGCTTATCAGAAGGCCCTAGCCTAG
- a CDS encoding NupC/NupG family nucleoside CNT transporter, with the protein MKQKSTLFGILFALVLFWGHTTKAQSAIGNWAFHEILSAEGESLFPIAAQDSFFIFPNDSFAYQLQAKSLQAYGSYVLRNDSLHFHYSAPNDGLRSYAIHILNDSLLDIEEKGVHYRFSRRDSDSSTALIAMQESGPQGLPLNYDFSQSEFKLASLARGLLGLTVLLALTFLMSSKRRSINWRQVFSGLLIQIIFAFAILKVPFIRGAFDWISEKFVILLSFTNVGAKFLFGELINDSSSLGYIFAFKVLPTVIFFSALTSLLFYYGVMQKIVYAFAWVMKHTLRLSGAESLSAAGNIFLGQTESPLLVKPYINKMTRSELLCVMSGGMATIAGGVLAAYIGFLGGGDIMQQTFFAKHLIAASVMSAPAAVVAAKILLPETKEVNNEMHIESTKIGGNALEAITNGTTEGLKLAVNVGAMLLVFIALVAMLNAILTNFIGDVTGLNAWVSDLTDGQYDGFSMEFILGYTLAPITWLMGVAKEDIFLVGQLLGEKTILNEFVAYVSLGDLMQGGAFKSQKSIIIATYILCGFSNFASIGIQIGGIGSLAPSRRGDLSKLGFKALIAGTMASLFTAVIVGMII; encoded by the coding sequence ATGAAGCAAAAATCAACACTATTTGGGATCCTGTTCGCTCTCGTGCTGTTCTGGGGCCATACCACCAAGGCACAAAGTGCAATTGGAAACTGGGCATTTCATGAAATCCTTTCTGCAGAAGGGGAAAGTCTCTTCCCAATTGCCGCTCAAGATTCTTTCTTCATTTTCCCAAATGATAGTTTCGCTTATCAATTGCAAGCCAAATCTTTGCAAGCTTATGGCAGCTATGTTCTTCGCAATGACAGCTTACATTTCCACTATTCAGCCCCAAACGATGGTCTGCGCTCTTACGCCATTCATATCCTGAATGACAGTCTCTTAGATATTGAAGAAAAAGGTGTGCATTATCGTTTTAGCCGCAGAGATAGCGATAGCAGCACTGCCCTAATAGCGATGCAAGAAAGCGGTCCACAAGGCCTGCCTTTGAATTACGATTTTAGTCAGAGTGAATTTAAACTAGCTTCCCTCGCCCGCGGTCTATTAGGCCTAACAGTATTACTAGCCCTTACCTTTTTAATGTCTTCCAAGCGCCGATCCATTAACTGGCGCCAGGTTTTTAGTGGCTTGTTGATTCAGATCATATTCGCCTTTGCCATTTTAAAAGTTCCATTTATCCGCGGGGCCTTTGATTGGATCAGCGAGAAATTTGTGATCCTCCTGAGCTTTACCAATGTGGGCGCCAAATTCCTCTTTGGAGAGCTTATCAACGACTCCTCTTCCTTGGGCTATATTTTTGCTTTTAAAGTATTGCCCACGGTAATCTTTTTCTCGGCCTTAACCTCTCTTCTATTCTATTATGGAGTGATGCAGAAAATCGTTTATGCTTTTGCCTGGGTAATGAAGCACACCCTGCGCCTTAGTGGTGCGGAAAGTCTTTCGGCGGCAGGGAATATCTTCTTAGGTCAAACCGAATCCCCTTTATTGGTGAAACCCTATATCAATAAAATGACCCGCAGCGAATTGCTTTGTGTGATGAGTGGCGGTATGGCAACCATTGCCGGTGGGGTTTTAGCCGCCTATATTGGCTTTTTAGGAGGTGGTGATATTATGCAACAAACCTTCTTTGCCAAGCATTTAATTGCGGCATCGGTAATGAGTGCACCGGCTGCAGTGGTAGCAGCAAAAATTCTCCTCCCTGAAACCAAGGAGGTGAATAATGAGATGCATATTGAGTCGACCAAAATTGGCGGCAATGCACTGGAAGCGATCACCAATGGAACTACCGAGGGCTTAAAACTAGCCGTAAATGTTGGAGCAATGCTCCTGGTTTTCATTGCACTGGTGGCGATGTTAAATGCTATCCTCACCAATTTTATTGGCGATGTTACCGGATTAAACGCCTGGGTATCGGATCTTACTGATGGTCAGTATGACGGATTCTCAATGGAGTTCATTCTGGGTTATACGCTGGCCCCTATTACCTGGTTAATGGGTGTTGCAAAGGAGGACATTTTCTTAGTAGGGCAATTGCTGGGAGAGAAAACCATTCTTAATGAATTTGTGGCCTATGTTTCTCTTGGCGATCTAATGCAAGGCGGGGCCTTCAAATCCCAGAAATCGATTATTATCGCAACCTACATTCTTTGTGGTTTCTCCAACTTTGCCAGTATTGGTATTCAGATTGGAGGTATCGGCTCCTTAGCACCATCGCGTCGTGGAGACCTTTCCAAACTCGGCTTTAAGGCCTTGATCGCAGGTACTATGGCCAGCCTCTTTACCGCGGTGATTGTAGGGATGATTATCTGA